The Nitrospira sp. genome contains a region encoding:
- a CDS encoding VacJ family lipoprotein, with protein MRSDAPYVERSTPSVLLADASSASSMLPLAVAARDQSLDEPVDPFAKPGEEAVEEYDPWEPLNTKFFEFNRQLDRWVLKPVARGYDFVIPNIVQNGVSNIFYNSRVTPRFLNNIFQGKFKGAGIEVGRFLINTTVGIGGFFDVAQRFNLTTPEEDTGQTLGFYGVKPGPYIMVPLLGPYTVRDLVGYAGDIALNPIYWLILPTMHNIDAIPTVVSIEERALTYGISIGARATEVINERSLNLEKFEGVEESTLDLYAAVRNAYLQKRAKAIRE; from the coding sequence ATGCGCTCCGACGCTCCCTATGTCGAGCGAAGCACACCGTCGGTTCTGCTCGCGGATGCCTCCTCGGCTTCCTCCATGCTTCCCCTTGCAGTCGCTGCTCGCGACCAATCACTGGACGAGCCTGTGGATCCCTTTGCGAAGCCGGGCGAAGAGGCCGTTGAGGAATATGATCCCTGGGAGCCGCTCAATACCAAATTCTTTGAATTCAACCGGCAGCTGGATCGGTGGGTGCTGAAACCGGTCGCCAGAGGATACGACTTCGTCATTCCGAATATTGTCCAGAACGGCGTCAGCAATATCTTCTACAATAGTCGTGTGACTCCGCGGTTTCTGAACAATATCTTTCAAGGTAAATTCAAGGGAGCGGGAATAGAAGTCGGGCGATTTCTCATTAATACGACGGTTGGGATCGGGGGATTCTTTGATGTGGCCCAGCGATTCAATCTCACGACTCCGGAAGAAGATACGGGACAGACGCTTGGATTCTATGGAGTCAAGCCCGGCCCCTATATCATGGTGCCGCTTTTGGGACCGTACACGGTTCGGGATCTTGTCGGGTATGCGGGAGATATTGCCCTCAATCCGATTTACTGGCTGATCCTGCCGACCATGCATAACATCGATGCCATTCCGACCGTGGTCTCTATAGAAGAGCGGGCGCTCACGTATGGCATCTCGATTGGCGCGCGTGCGACGGAAGTTATAAACGAGCGCTCCCTGAATCTGGAAAAGTTCGAGGGTGTGGAAGAATCGACTTTGGATCTCTATGCCGCCGTACGGAATGCCTATCTTCAAAAGCGCGCCAAGGCAATCCGCGAATAA
- a CDS encoding universal stress protein: MAMKAIIGVDGSRYSEWLLGWLSKMPFRSSPHITAVHAIDIDSARAPFVTHPSVSGHEPDEGEAIHLVETRAKQVEMETKQRMAELGLEGSVRVEKGQIAHALLRRAGKTALIAVGSRGLDAVDRFVLGSVSTAITVHARSPVLIVKEPPQTIRRILFATDGSSSSTKALQFLIKQFKVKSEAEPLHILLVHVMPFLRYTVVKEAGEKLLAQEAAKLEKAGYRVREFPRVGPAAEEIMKVVNREQPDLIVTGAKGRSAMARFLLGSVSTKLIHQSACSVLVVR; the protein is encoded by the coding sequence ATGGCGATGAAAGCAATAATAGGGGTAGATGGTTCCCGGTACTCGGAGTGGCTCTTAGGATGGCTGAGTAAGATGCCGTTTCGTTCTTCGCCACATATCACGGCAGTTCATGCGATCGATATCGACTCGGCTCGTGCTCCATTCGTCACGCACCCGTCTGTCAGTGGGCACGAACCCGATGAAGGGGAGGCCATTCACCTCGTAGAGACTCGAGCCAAGCAGGTGGAAATGGAAACGAAGCAGCGTATGGCGGAGCTGGGGTTGGAAGGGTCGGTGCGTGTGGAGAAGGGACAAATTGCGCATGCTCTCCTCAGACGTGCGGGCAAGACTGCACTGATAGCGGTAGGGAGCCGGGGCTTGGACGCAGTCGACCGTTTCGTATTGGGGAGCGTGTCGACAGCGATTACGGTTCACGCGCGTTCTCCGGTTTTGATCGTGAAGGAGCCGCCACAAACCATTCGGCGGATTCTATTCGCAACAGACGGCTCATCCTCATCTACGAAGGCCCTTCAGTTCCTCATCAAGCAATTCAAGGTCAAGTCCGAGGCCGAGCCACTTCATATTCTGCTGGTGCACGTCATGCCGTTTCTGCGCTACACAGTGGTGAAGGAAGCAGGGGAAAAATTGCTTGCCCAAGAGGCGGCCAAGCTTGAGAAGGCCGGGTATCGCGTCAGGGAATTCCCACGCGTGGGACCGGCCGCGGAAGAGATCATGAAAGTGGTGAATCGAGAACAACCGGACCTGATCGTCACGGGAGCGAAGGGGAGAAGCGCTATGGCGCGCTTTCTCTTAGGGAGCGTCTCGACAAAACTAATACACCAGAGCGCATGCTCCGTGCTCGTCGTCAGATAA
- a CDS encoding glutathione S-transferase family protein: MEIQAQFPDEQSPAGEFTRQPDAFREWVTANGSSGYPAEAGRYHLYVSWACPWAHRTIIVRKLKKLETVIGMTVVDPIRDERGWAFREGAGHSLDPINGFQFLREAYKKTDPAYIGRMTVPVLWDCVTKRIVTNSDDDLMRIFNGEFNRFTESPIDLYPDGWRQEIDELNTFIYENVNDGVYRAGFATSQSAYERAAGRLFAALDQLDARLASRRYLFGPELVETDWRLFVTLVRFDAVYHGHFKCNVRRIIDYPNLFGYLKDLYQTDGIAETVNFDHIKRHYYITHDDINPTRIVPIGPDQDLSTPHGRARLR; encoded by the coding sequence CGGGGAGTTTACCCGACAGCCCGATGCGTTCCGGGAATGGGTGACCGCCAATGGGAGCTCGGGCTATCCTGCCGAAGCCGGCCGCTATCATCTCTACGTCTCATGGGCTTGCCCGTGGGCACATCGCACGATCATCGTGCGCAAGCTGAAGAAACTCGAGACGGTGATCGGTATGACGGTCGTGGACCCAATTCGCGACGAGCGAGGATGGGCATTTCGCGAAGGCGCGGGACATTCCCTCGACCCCATCAATGGGTTTCAGTTTTTGCGCGAAGCCTATAAAAAGACCGATCCGGCCTATATCGGACGGATGACGGTTCCGGTCCTGTGGGATTGCGTGACCAAACGCATCGTCACCAATTCCGACGATGACCTGATGAGAATCTTCAACGGTGAATTCAATCGATTCACTGAAAGTCCGATCGATTTGTACCCGGACGGATGGCGGCAGGAGATCGATGAGCTCAACACTTTTATCTACGAGAACGTGAACGACGGGGTCTACCGAGCGGGATTCGCCACATCTCAGAGCGCCTATGAACGAGCGGCAGGACGATTGTTCGCCGCCTTGGATCAACTCGATGCGCGTCTTGCATCACGCCGGTATCTCTTCGGACCGGAGTTGGTTGAAACCGACTGGCGGCTCTTCGTCACCTTGGTTCGGTTCGACGCGGTGTACCATGGACATTTCAAGTGCAACGTCCGGCGTATCATCGACTACCCGAACCTCTTTGGGTATCTCAAGGACCTCTACCAAACTGACGGCATCGCTGAAACCGTCAATTTCGATCATATCAAGCGGCACTACTACATCACGCACGACGACATCAATCCTACCCGCATTGTCCCAATCGGACCCGACCAAGATCTTTCCACGCCGCATGGGCGCGCCCGTCTGCGATAG